In Methylotenera sp. L2L1, the following proteins share a genomic window:
- a CDS encoding tetratricopeptide repeat protein encodes MRILKKLILPLSVALILNACTGIPKHQNNAGFYLTEAKAHLARGDRASAIKSLNQAILLNPDKADYYARRGHIYAELNKMSEASQDIDKALKLDQNHATANFDHAQILIVQGKHAEALNAINHAIQLTPNSPRYLGARCVILVASNPHIDGLQDCSTALTIKNGESIAYTARGQAYLLLNRNIEAQADFDAALKISPNNMRALYGRGLARQKQGDVKGGAKDIETASARLPGAGREFATYVRNS; translated from the coding sequence ATGAGAATACTAAAAAAACTAATCCTCCCATTAAGCGTAGCGCTCATCCTAAATGCCTGCACAGGCATTCCTAAGCATCAAAACAATGCCGGGTTTTATTTAACCGAAGCTAAAGCGCATTTGGCACGCGGAGATCGTGCATCAGCAATCAAATCACTGAATCAAGCCATTCTCTTAAATCCAGATAAGGCAGATTACTATGCAAGACGCGGCCATATTTATGCCGAACTGAATAAAATGTCAGAAGCGTCACAAGACATAGATAAAGCATTAAAATTGGATCAAAACCACGCAACCGCTAACTTTGACCACGCACAAATTCTTATCGTACAAGGGAAACATGCCGAAGCACTTAACGCCATTAATCATGCGATCCAGCTGACCCCAAATAGCCCACGTTATCTTGGTGCGCGTTGCGTCATCCTTGTTGCATCCAATCCACATATAGATGGCTTACAGGATTGTAGTACTGCCCTTACTATCAAAAATGGAGAGAGTATTGCCTATACCGCTCGCGGACAAGCTTATCTGCTACTAAACAGAAATATAGAAGCACAAGCAGATTTTGATGCCGCATTAAAGATTAGCCCTAACAATATGCGCGCTTTGTATGGCCGCGGCTTGGCTCGACAAAAACAAGGTGATGTAAAAGGTGGAGCAAAAGACATAGAGACCGCAAGCGCTCGCTTACCTGGCGCTGGTAGGGAGTTTGCTACTTACGTACGCAATTCTTAA